The Niastella koreensis GR20-10 genome includes a window with the following:
- a CDS encoding type 1 glutamine amidotransferase domain-containing protein: MEFNKVLFVVTSHDRMGNTDRKTGIWIEEFAAPYYYFLDNGKEITIASPKGGQAPIDPKSNEPENRTEATIRYFNDPETIKRLSNTKKISEVNERDFDTVFYPGGHGPMWDLPDNEDSIHLLESFNRAGKIMTLMCHSPVALINVKDVNGELLIKGKRVTAFTNGEEATAQLDKIVPFLLEDKLRSKGANYQKGEDWAPFVTRDGRLITGQNPASSVLAAETVMEVFKRMAAAMPAEAL, encoded by the coding sequence ATGGAATTTAACAAAGTACTATTTGTGGTTACGAGCCACGACCGGATGGGTAACACAGACAGAAAAACCGGTATCTGGATAGAAGAGTTTGCAGCGCCGTATTACTACTTCCTCGACAACGGCAAAGAGATCACCATCGCTTCTCCCAAAGGCGGCCAGGCGCCCATAGATCCCAAGAGCAATGAACCCGAAAACAGAACAGAGGCTACCATTCGTTATTTCAACGATCCTGAAACCATCAAACGCCTCAGCAATACCAAAAAGATAAGTGAGGTGAACGAAAGAGATTTTGACACGGTGTTTTATCCCGGCGGACATGGCCCCATGTGGGACCTTCCTGATAATGAAGATTCCATTCACCTGTTGGAAAGTTTTAACCGCGCCGGTAAGATCATGACCCTGATGTGCCATTCCCCGGTGGCATTGATAAATGTCAAAGATGTGAATGGTGAACTGTTGATCAAAGGCAAACGCGTGACCGCATTTACCAATGGTGAAGAAGCTACCGCGCAATTAGATAAGATAGTTCCCTTCCTGCTGGAAGACAAACTGCGCAGCAAAGGCGCCAACTATCAAAAGGGAGAAGACTGGGCTCCATTTGTAACCCGCGATGGCAGGTTGATCACCGGCCAAAACCCGGCCTCCTCTGTATTAGCTGCAGAAACAGTGATGGAAGTGTTTAAAAGAATGGCTGCAGCCATGCCGGCTGAGGCGTTATAA
- the dinB gene encoding DNA polymerase IV, giving the protein MAQRKIIHIDMDAFYASVEQRDNPELRGKAIAVGGLPENRGVVATASYEARKFGVRSAMPSKRAVQLCPELVFVAPPRFAVYKAVSRQVREIFHRYTDLIEPLSLDEAYLDVTEDKQQIGSAIGIAKQIKAAIRDELQLTASAGVSINKFVAKIASDMNKPDGLTFIPPDKVEAFMESLPVNKFHGVGKVTAEKMNTLNLFTGADLKKLTEVELVRLFGKPGSFYYKIVRGIDDRPVEPNRETKSISAEDTFLNDLDNPVEMKEQLDRLAAVVTNRLQQYELKGKTITLKIRYSDFKQLTRSQTLPAAVCDQETIAATVLQLLLKTDIQEAKIRLLGVGVSNFIDESGPAATAQLRLF; this is encoded by the coding sequence ATGGCGCAAAGAAAGATTATTCATATCGATATGGATGCCTTTTATGCTTCGGTTGAACAGCGGGATAACCCGGAGTTAAGGGGAAAGGCGATCGCTGTAGGCGGTTTGCCCGAAAACCGTGGGGTAGTGGCTACCGCCAGTTACGAAGCGCGTAAATTCGGCGTGCGTTCGGCCATGCCATCCAAACGGGCGGTTCAACTTTGCCCGGAACTGGTATTTGTTGCACCGCCCCGCTTTGCTGTTTATAAAGCCGTATCCAGGCAGGTAAGAGAAATTTTTCATCGCTATACCGATCTTATTGAACCTTTGTCGTTAGATGAAGCGTACCTGGATGTTACGGAAGACAAACAGCAGATCGGTTCAGCCATTGGAATAGCCAAACAAATAAAAGCAGCCATTCGCGATGAATTGCAACTGACCGCTTCGGCTGGCGTATCCATTAATAAATTTGTAGCGAAGATCGCTTCGGATATGAACAAACCCGATGGGCTTACCTTTATTCCGCCGGATAAAGTGGAAGCGTTTATGGAAAGTTTGCCTGTGAATAAATTCCATGGAGTGGGGAAGGTAACGGCAGAAAAAATGAATACGTTGAACCTGTTCACCGGCGCCGACCTTAAAAAGCTCACCGAAGTAGAACTGGTGCGTTTGTTTGGTAAACCAGGAAGTTTCTATTATAAAATTGTACGGGGTATTGACGACCGGCCTGTTGAACCCAACCGCGAAACAAAATCGATCAGTGCAGAAGATACATTTTTAAACGACCTCGACAACCCCGTTGAGATGAAAGAACAGTTGGACAGGTTGGCTGCTGTTGTTACCAACCGGTTGCAACAATACGAGCTGAAAGGCAAAACCATCACCCTCAAAATACGGTACAGCGATTTCAAACAACTTACCCGAAGTCAAACCCTCCCCGCTGCAGTCTGCGACCAGGAAACCATTGCCGCTACGGTACTACAGTTGTTATTAAAGACCGACATCCAGGAGGCAAAGATCCGGCTGCTGGGTGTGGGCGTATCAAATTTTATTGATGAAAGCGGGCCTGCAGCAACCGCACAGCTGAGATTGTTCTAA
- a CDS encoding TolB family protein → MKKHLYWIALVLLISACSKAGGGDDGTTDPVTGTNTGATQPGTGILYYDWATEGVKKLDLKTGVKATFLPYNTRRNGWDVSRDNTWLLESRDDPDDYDGEIYTITNVKDNTIVSQFKKASGYANLTNPLLSFDKKMILVPPTYDDGVLILDLQGKILFNLVSFQGKKLDGLVVWMPDNSFLFSQGNNLYRTNTAFTSATLVKTFNFDTWGNFSPSPDGSKLALRGGNHLWLMNMDGSNLTQITESNGIEVWPTFSPDSKYLLIGYNYTPTNQLGHYWDQAIIPADFNKYNVEENTDKRVLIVTAKGQKTAEAADGITLWR, encoded by the coding sequence ATGAAAAAGCATTTATACTGGATAGCACTGGTGTTATTGATCTCGGCCTGCTCTAAAGCCGGAGGCGGCGATGATGGCACTACAGACCCGGTAACAGGAACCAATACCGGCGCCACACAACCGGGAACAGGCATTCTCTATTACGACTGGGCTACAGAAGGCGTGAAGAAACTGGATTTGAAAACAGGTGTGAAAGCCACTTTTCTCCCTTACAATACCCGGCGCAATGGCTGGGATGTTAGCCGCGACAATACCTGGCTGCTTGAATCACGGGATGATCCGGACGATTATGATGGTGAGATCTATACGATCACTAATGTGAAAGACAACACCATTGTATCGCAATTCAAAAAAGCGTCCGGCTATGCCAATCTCACCAATCCGCTCTTGTCTTTCGACAAAAAGATGATCCTGGTGCCGCCTACTTATGATGATGGCGTGTTGATCCTTGACCTGCAGGGGAAGATTCTTTTCAATCTTGTTTCGTTCCAGGGAAAAAAGCTCGATGGCCTGGTAGTATGGATGCCCGACAATTCTTTCCTGTTCAGCCAGGGTAACAATTTATACCGCACCAATACGGCCTTCACCTCGGCCACGCTGGTGAAGACGTTCAACTTCGACACCTGGGGAAACTTCAGTCCAAGCCCCGATGGCAGCAAGCTCGCCCTGCGTGGTGGCAACCATTTATGGCTGATGAATATGGATGGCAGCAACCTTACCCAGATCACCGAAAGCAATGGTATTGAAGTATGGCCTACATTTTCGCCAGACTCCAAATACCTGCTGATCGGTTATAACTATACCCCTACCAACCAGTTGGGCCATTATTGGGACCAGGCCATTATTCCCGCGGATTTTAATAAATACAATGTGGAAGAAAATACCGACAAGCGGGTGCTTATCGTAACAGCCAAAGGACAAAAAACTGCAGAGGCGGCGGATGGTATTACGCTGTGGCGATAG
- a CDS encoding GNAT family N-acetyltransferase, with the protein MQHLMYKKYHIQTVTEEDIPAITKLVNSAYQGEPGSKSWTSEGNIVAGQRTTEDIVRSLVQQPDITMLQCIDEQQTIVGCVLLEKKENTLYLGMLSVEPQLQASGIGKLLVEEGESFARDHGYDTVTITVIDIRHELIDWYKRKGYRPTGNRQPFSNHSSKALASFSFMEMKKEL; encoded by the coding sequence TTGCAGCACCTTATGTATAAAAAATATCATATACAAACAGTCACCGAAGAAGATATTCCCGCCATCACCAAACTGGTGAACAGCGCTTACCAGGGAGAACCAGGCAGCAAAAGCTGGACCTCGGAAGGTAATATTGTTGCGGGGCAAAGAACTACTGAGGACATTGTGCGGAGTTTAGTTCAACAACCTGATATCACCATGCTCCAGTGCATCGATGAACAACAAACCATTGTTGGTTGTGTGCTGCTGGAAAAGAAAGAAAATACCCTTTACCTGGGCATGTTGTCGGTAGAGCCGCAATTGCAGGCATCGGGTATTGGTAAATTATTGGTAGAAGAGGGAGAATCGTTCGCACGGGATCATGGTTATGATACGGTTACCATAACTGTTATTGATATCCGGCATGAGCTGATTGACTGGTACAAGAGAAAAGGGTACAGGCCTACTGGTAATAGGCAGCCTTTTTCAAATCATTCTTCCAAAGCACTGGCCAGTTTTTCGTTTATGGAAATGAAGAAGGAATTATAA